Sequence from the Rutidosis leptorrhynchoides isolate AG116_Rl617_1_P2 chromosome 3, CSIRO_AGI_Rlap_v1, whole genome shotgun sequence genome:
ATCGTCTTCTAGTATGAGATCTAGAGATAAGTGGTTCAATTTAGCCCTAAGAGACTGCCCTGCCGCCCTCGAAAACATCGATTTCTGGCGGCAGAGTAATCTCGAACCGATGGTTGTTGATGTTGTGCTAGTTCAGAGACCTGTTAATTGGGAATACATGACTGGTTCACCTAGATTACCACTTGAACGAAACTTATCGGCTAAAGAGCGGTTTCCGATTGTGTGGAAATCAGATTCTGATGAGTTTAATTGTGATGGAACAAGTGAGAAAGTTATTGAGAGATGGATTGTGCAGTATGAAAGTAGGAAAGGTTGTAAGGAAGGATCTACAGGGAGTAAAAGGTCTAGTTCAACGAGCTCGCATTCATTGTACAAGAAATcaattttactgttaaggtcgttgtaTGTTACCGTTAGGCTTTTGCCTGCTTACAAAATTTTTCGTGAGATAAACTCGTCAGGGCAGATTCGAACATTTAGTTTAATTCACAGGGTGTCATCTCATGTTGAGCCACTTTTACGTAGGGACGAGGCTGAAATGCAGCCATATATGTTCACACCTGTGGATACCTCATGTGGTAAGATTTGCATTTCATTAATGTATCTTCCATCAATTTCAGACACAACTTCCGAGTCATCGACACCAATGTCCCCACAGTTTATACCAGATTACGTTGGTAGTCCTTTAGCTGATCCGTTAAAACGATTACCATCAGTTCCAATGCCACAATATTCGCCATCTACATCACCGTTTGGACGACGTCATAGTTGGAGTTATGATGTCAGCAGGGCGTCTCCACCTTCGGCTTTGCCTTCTCCTTCGCCTACGTATTCAGAGTCGCGTACTTTGCACTCGAAATTTGGTAGTCAGCGTCCACCTATTAGTTCACGTTACTCGCCATTAGAACCGGCTCAAGTTCATGCTAAAGATATGGGTTATGATGAGTATTTGTCTTCCCCTAACTTTTCACCATCTCCATCGCCTTCACCACCTGTTGGAAACAATATGTTGAAGGTTCTGTTACGGTCTGATAGTGCTCCTGTTCATATACCTGCATCTAGGCTTGGGGATGTGCCTTTATCTTCAAATAAGACAATTTTACCGTATTCGTCTCCTTATAAAAGTACAAGACGTAGTCTTTCTTTAGTTGAGAGAAACCCGGATATGCCTCCGACTGCTGCTAGTTCTGGGAAGGTAGTTTAGTAATCTATTTCTTGATTCGATACCAAAATATTTATGGTTGTGTAATTCTGTTTGTCATGATGTTACTTTCTACTGTGGATAATCAGTTTCACACCTGCTGCATCAACGCTCTTTATTTAAGAATTGTAAAGATGCTTTATTTAACCCTGTTTGCTCACATTTTCATTGTTGCTGATACTATAAATAATCTTTTCCACCATCCTAATTGTTAAATCCACCAAAAATATGCATTCACAAGTTGCACTGTACAACATGTTAATGCATGTTTTTGGTGGATTCATTAATTTGGATGGTGGATATATCACTACCCTATTCTAACTGCGTACAACAATGGTTTATGAAATGCTATGACAAGTGTTTTACAATGACTTGTTTTACAGTTGATAAAGATATATTTTTTATAGTTCAAACTCAAATGCTTCATTAAAATATAAGAATGCTTATTACCTGTTTTATAACATGCTGATAACAAGATGGTGATTATGTATTGTCACACAATCAGTTTCATGTGTACATGCAAAAtttcaaatgcatgtcattaagttagttgtctagGCCACATATATAGGAGCTTGGTAAATGAAGGATATTTCGTTGTTCAAGCCTTATCTTTTTTTAATTGGTTATCTTAATAATCTGTAACGATATTATGTATCAGAAGGGCTTACTATGTTTTTTACTTGGTATAGTTGATATCCCTGCGTGAAGAAGATATTCCAAGGCCAT
This genomic interval carries:
- the LOC139896691 gene encoding autophagy-related protein 13b, with amino-acid sequence MASNPHSEPAKMEQIITEFFAKSLHIILESRCPFVSSRNFSGEQMLHSPSSSASSSSSMRSRDKWFNLALRDCPAALENIDFWRQSNLEPMVVDVVLVQRPVNWEYMTGSPRLPLERNLSAKERFPIVWKSDSDEFNCDGTSEKVIERWIVQYESRKGCKEGSTGSKRSSSTSSHSLYKKSILLLRSLYVTVRLLPAYKIFREINSSGQIRTFSLIHRVSSHVEPLLRRDEAEMQPYMFTPVDTSCGKICISLMYLPSISDTTSESSTPMSPQFIPDYVGSPLADPLKRLPSVPMPQYSPSTSPFGRRHSWSYDVSRASPPSALPSPSPTYSESRTLHSKFGSQRPPISSRYSPLEPAQVHAKDMGYDEYLSSPNFSPSPSPSPPVGNNMLKVLLRSDSAPVHIPASRLGDVPLSSNKTILPYSSPYKSTRRSLSLVERNPDMPPTAASSGKLISLREEDIPRPSAMKISSNSPPLKSSPRSFSRPSFEDSYDDSDFSGPFVVDYDDMIDHGSRPGSSDRLGNLGTPHEHLGPFTPRKSQDAAVGALIQMLKKAPPLTQQLNQSQTVVKPSRPESAFKQIQNLPLVEAAAASSNMVSSRVSGIKTTSDALEELKVYTDMRQLLLKRSDKS